A single Mauremys reevesii isolate NIE-2019 unplaced genomic scaffold, ASM1616193v1 Contig26, whole genome shotgun sequence DNA region contains:
- the LOC120393611 gene encoding maestro heat-like repeat family member 5 has product MQWEAGEQRQRLQCTRYGPSCQRSWTCSVTRIEACHGSHASSCRHHLPPGWGGLGSISQDIAVSLRPFIDDERDSVRSVAILLLGNVVSSVKDPDKPIVQQKMIHCLLPLLLHLEDRDESVTLRCKLTLFRCAVFLRWAHLKTLFRSMAWDGSTQLRKCAWKCLMQNNKSHIPKFLFHALEYLESSQTTIRHSAALFIGKQSDFT; this is encoded by the exons ATGCAGTGGGAGGCGGGTGAGCAAAGACAACGGttaca GTGCACTCGTTACGGGCCCAGCTGCCAGCGATCATGGACATGTTCTGTGACACGGATAGAGGCGTGTCATGGGAGCCATGCATCAAGCTGCAGACATCATCTACCTCCTGGATGGGGAGGGCTTGGCTCCATCTCCCAGGACATTGCAGTCAGCCTTCGCCCCTTCATTGATGAC GAGAGGGACAGCGTGCGCTCCGTTGCCATTTTACTGCTTGGCAACGTGGTGAGCAGCGTGAAGGACCCGGACAAACCCATCGTGCAGCAGAAGATGATCCACTGCTTGCTCCCGCTCCTGCTGCACCTTGAAGACCGGGATGAGAGTGTGACACTG AGATGCAAACTGACGCTCTTCCGCTGCGCAGTGTTTCTCAGGTGGGCTCATTTGAAGACGCTGTTCCGCAGCATGGCCTGggatggctccacacagctccggaAGTGTGCCTGGAAGTGCTTG atgcagaacaacaagagccacatccccaaattcctgttccacgccttagaatacctggaaagctcacagacaacaatcagacattctgcagccctgttcaTTGGTAAGCAGAGCGACTTCACTTGA